The nucleotide sequence gtctcatgtctgtctgcGTTTGAACTCGCGTCTGATGCAGCTGTGCAAACCTATGCAGATGTCTTCTTGTCATTTCAGCTGGTTGTTGGGAAGGATCAACCCAAAGAATGATTTTTATAAAAAGTCAAATAGGTTTGGATGaaatcaatatatttataagaaaaaaaaatgcatacattttgaatgaaaatctttttttagaGAGAAATATACCTGTACATTGTTATTTGTAGGCTCTTTTTTCATGTATGTTCTAACAGTGAGCAGGAATTCCACTGGTGAGTTGAACTCATATGTTTATTTGACTGTTCAGGTGTGGCATGCAGTGGAACTGGCAAAGGATATTCACGAGTACTTCTGTGTTCTGTCCAAATTATTCACTAAAAAGATGTGAACATTTACTGGAAGACTCATGAATCTCAGTTTTTAATCCAAGAGTGCCCAAGAAACAGCAAATTCATAAACCAGTTCAGTCCAGCTGACAGCTCTTAGTAACACTCTCTGATAAGTCATCCTTTATAAACGGTTGTAAATAGTGActttattaatggttaataaCTTGTTTACAAATTCTTTATAAGGAGAAAAATGAATAAGAATAACCATTATGTTGACAGGTTGTGAAAATGTCTCTGACTGTTGAGTTATTTATAAAGTCAAGTCATTTAACTAATAGTTCTACATTTCTGGTCATGGTTTCCCAAAATGtagaactattcctttaatagactaataaaaaaattaaatgtttagtCTTACGTAGTTATAAATGTTAACAGCTAACAAAAGTTAGTAAGTCTGTGAATGTCCGTAACTCATTAATTAAGGGTTCTTAAAATAAGTTTAGGTCCAAAGGCTCTGCTGCACTTTTCCAAATAATTCACTGGATGAGTTAAGGAGATGAAACAGTCAAATTGAGTATCCTGCTGGAAGATGTTAAACAACAGCCTCAGAATTTTCACAACTTGAAAAGCCCGATATTTATCCCtcttgttattttatttaatctttatttaagcagaaaccattaaaaaaaatcaattttccaAGAGTGTTCTGGTTAAGATAAGCAGCACTAACAATGAGAAAGAATGAAACAGATAATCTGACACATAGTAACAGTCAGAATTAAACAGAAAGACAGCTGATTTAGCCATTTTAGATCTAACTACAGAAGGTTTTAGGGATTAGTTAATGATTTATTAAGCATTAATATAGCCATTAAAACCTCCGTACAGATGGTGCCTTATTAGAAAGTTCTTTCACTGCACCTGTCTGAATGGACCTGATCAGAACATGGTCCTCCCACAGGCAGGAACATGTTCCAGGTGTGAAATAAGAAACTGAAACTTGACGTCTGTGTTTGAGGCTCTTTTTtcattgactgactgacaggaagGATCTGTTTCTGCCTTGGATTAAACACCAGTCACTCCTGCCATTACCAAACTGTAATTTGTCTcttttcatgtcacattttcacTAATATTTGGTTCTGTCCACATTATGTCCTaattgctgtttctgtttcttgtttgtaTGTATTGTTCCAGACTGTCACTGCGACACTGTAGACCGTACTGATTCATTTTCCAAttgaaagtatttttaaaacactggCTGCTGCGTCTTTCTGTGGCAAACATCCCGAGTGTGTCAACACCCGTCGAGTGTGTGTTGcggtgacagacagacatgccattgagtatgtgtgttttctgttgctcGACTCCACTCGGTCAGATGTTGTTTTGGAATTTAGTGCTTTCGGTGGGCTCATTGTACTCCGTGTGAGTGCTTCCATTCACCACTGACTAACGGCACTGTTTCAGTTACAGAATGCTTCAATCTATTCAAAATATTTATCATGCAATTTTCTTAGcattttggggatttttttgtacaaataaaTACTTTACAATCTGCCTGTCTCCCCTGACTTGGCCTAGAAAATACACATCTGTTCTTGCAGGAAATAAGCTGATGTTGTTTCTTACTCTCTGCTGAAACACCACCGTCTACATCTAATAATAAATCAATAGCAGGGAGAGGGGACACGACAAGGGTTTTTCTGAATGGTCTATTTAACAGCTAGTTGATGAGGGTAAGCAACAAGCAAACTGAATGAGCAGCAGTAAGAAGTTCAGACCACTAATCTCACAACATGAACTAAATATGACCTTTTAAACACCACCATATTAACATTGTCACTGTTAACATGTCAccatttagctcaaagtgcAGCtgctatatacagtacattgcCACAGTAGTCACACCTATTGTTTATAATCATTTTCAAAGGGAATGGCTGCAGGTCACAGCAACAAACTGAATGCTTTCTCCAGCTAACAGACTGACAGTCAGAGCTGAGTATACATATATCAATACTGTGTCTGCTGCACCGAGtatataaagaaaagaaaggtcGTCCACTAATCACAGGGTTGGCAGTCCACCTGcagtgtccttgggcaagacaaTGAACCCTGGATTTCTCAGGCCAGCACCTTATGTAGTAGCTCActgccatcagtgtgtgtgtgtgtgtgtgtgtgaatggattAATGACATGCAATTTATAAAGGATAAAAGGATACAGACATTTACCATTTACACCTGTGtctacaaacagaaacatgaagaaGTTATCAAATGGAGCCAAGAACAATTATTGGGACTGAAATAACTTTATAAGAACAATATAAGTCTAAAgagacctttttcacagctgacATTCTGATTTGTCATTGGAGGAAAATCACAGGTGGAACCAATGACGTTAGCGATGACTCTGCTCCAGCCAGTGCTGCAATGCAGCGTGGCAACAAATGTCACTGGTCACACCTGAGTTTAAGTGACAAAGTCTGTGAGGAAACGATCTATTCAACCTTATTATCACTCCATATTTTTGTGGTCACCCGCAGTGTGAAGGTTCTTTAATTAACATTGATGCATTTGGCATATATTGATATGTATATTGTTGTGGTGTAGGAACtgaaatgagacattttcaaTTGATACTCTACCCTGTCTACATGTTGAAATGAGCTCGGCTCAGTTTATAACTTCTGACAGTGAGGAATAACAGACAGTGACATCATTACTGTCTCGCTGCTGCTTATTGAGAAATGTCAACTTCCTTTCTGAAAGAGAATGATTCCTTCCCTACATGAGACTTCATAAAGAAAGTACTTTCTTTCCAGTTTATAAAAGGCTTCCCAAAGACCAGTGCACACTTCCTCCCATACAATTTTattgacaggaaaaaaaaaaagaaaaaagacacaggtTCAAAATGAAGTTAAGACCAAGCCTTAAATCACCGACAAATGAGATCAGTCATTATGTGTCAaatatttattcttttaaaacGTTTATTACTGATTAAATTCATGTAGGGAAAAATGAATAGTACATCTCTTTTTCTCCAGTGTACAGCAAACCACAGCTGACGAGTGTGTTTCAACCATAGCACACAAGGCATGTTTAACACATGCACAGTTTGGTGCGCtaattatgtgtgtatgttccgtactgaatataaacacacaaatatatttatatatacatacacataatgaataGAAATCATAAAGTGTGAGATCTGATACCATCTCTAGGCCCTCGGTCTAGATATGGTATCAGGTCACAGCGACCTCTCGACGTTTATCAGGATCCCAAACTGCCTGCCAGAGTCTGTGcagaggatgaaaacaaaatatttccaTCAGAATCTTAGCCAATAGCTACAGCTCTCTCCTTTTATTACTCTCCCAATtcaaaataaagaagaaaaagtcagGAATAGACAGAGTGTGATGCTTTGCCTCTGCGACAAACCCTGGTGGTGCACGTGGAGATCGAGAGGAGCTCAGGCCCAAACACACTGAGATCCAGTGCTGCAGCTCATCCCCATCTGTTCTTACATTAACAGTCCCACTCTCTGCCACACTCTCATCATGGATGCCAAAAACACTGTCCAGTAACACTTCAGTTGAAAATGACATCAGACTTTAACATTAGTTAACTATTAAGAATATCCTGCAAACTGAAGAAACACAGTAAATCCTTGACAGTCTAAATGCATGGCGAAACCTTTTAAATACCCCTTCAAATAAAGTGTTATATGCTCAAAAAAACCAAGGGCAAAAAGTCTGCTATGGATTGGAGGTCACCGCGATGAGTAAGAGGCCGGTGTCAGGAGTAAGAGCCTCCTCGTGTCCCGAGAGTGACCGAATACAGGAGGCGAGTCCATCGCTGTGAGAGGTGCTGATATGTGGGTGTTGTGTGGGGAGAAGGCCGGTGGCTGCAGATATtagaatgagaaagagagggagagagtgggtgGGAGCTTAGGCCTGAACGCTTCCTGAGGACTCAACAAGGTCCAATCAGACCCTGATTCACCCCGCCTCTTGGCCGACTAGGGGCCGTTATGGCAACAGTCCAAATGAGAGGCGCCACTGAGCGTCTActatcttttttttatgttggcAGTATcgttctttaaaaaaaaaatgtggaggAAAAGGTTTAAAAGCAAACTTTGAAAGCATAGTAAGACTGCAGTGACCGGTGCTGTCAGAGCTAAACGTCCGAGAGCTCCAGGAGTGGTTCAACTGCTCTGCTGCACTtgaacaaaaagacaaaaaagaaaaaaataaaataaaataaaatcaattattGCTGGCTCAGCACTACTGGAGGTTagaggagagagggtgggaAGCTTGGCAAAacatagacaaaaaaaaataaaccagtTCTGTCCATCGGATTAGTTGCTAAAGGTTGTCTACCAgtcatcttcttcatcatcatcatcatcatcatcatcatccatgtgattttttttccccatcaagtcaaataaaacaaaatctagCAGTTCATGATCTGTTGGTGAGAGCTGTGGTAACGCAGGTGTCTGAAATGCTCAAACTGGAGAGAGGTGACGAGACCTCTTTACTCAGACGTCCGTTCCAAACCGCCTCCTGACCAACAAAACAGCCCCTCATCCCAgcccacccctcccctccccataaaataaaactagaaacaaacaaatagatCCAAAAAATGGTGAGCCCTCCTTCTCCTCAGGCGCAGAGTCTGACTCGACTCTGAATGTCCCGTGTGCAGTGGAATGAGAAGGAGAGATGAGATACTGATGAAGAATATGGGGATTATGTGGATATAAATCTGAGATTTATGGCAGTCAGTTGTCAGCTTGCAGATCCTTTAAGAAAGCAGGACCTCAGGTCAATAGTGCCCATCTGCTGAATTCCAAATAAAACTTGATCTGATGTCTGATAAaatctgtacatttttttttaaagtcttcaTGATTAGTTTGTCCAAAGGggacttttttcatttattcatttattttttaatctttcaccGTATATTTATTAAATCTGTATCTGCTCTTTAATTTAGATGCTCTGAGTcccattgtgtgtgtatgtgtgtgtgaagaaaaaGACACCGCCGGCCTTTTTGTGGATGGCTTCGAGTTTGCTAGCAGCACTTTTTCTTTCGTTTACTGTTCCGGGTGAGTTTGACCACGTcgttctgttgctgctgctgctgcttggctAGCACCTCCTTTTTGGCTCTTAGCACTAGCTCTGTGATGCAGTTGAACATCTGCAGGAGAAGCACAAGACCAACGACGCGTGGTGAGTACagcaatcagtcagtcagatcaGCCACATCAAACGCTGCAGTTTATGAAAAATATGCAGAtcaattttttttacactgaagGAGGAGACTGATtcaatgctgaaaaaaaaacagctgtggcTGAAATCTGTTCAGCAGGTCTGGAGTTTGGATTTTTTCGATCAGTACTCAACACAAACCTGAAAAAGAGTCTGCCCTCAGGTATTTTCACAGCATTAATGGATCAGGAAAGATTTCATTTTTAccaccactctcatatctgtctatTCAAcataaagctacagccagcagccagctaacttagcttagcataaagactagaaaaggGGGCAAACAGCTGCAATCTTTATGCTAGGATAGGCTGGCCATATAAAGACACTGAGTTGGGATTTAGAAACTTGTGATTGTGAGAAATTGTGTTTTATAGACCAggcaattaatcaaattaattgataatgaaaataactgttagttgcagccccgTGTTTCCCAAAAACAGTTTCTTAGAGGAACAGTTTGTACAGTAAGCCACTGAGACAACCTACTGATCAGAAGGTATTACCGAGAATTCAGACACACTGCCTAATTCAAGCCTTTGGCTGAGCTGCTCTGCATACCAGACATGTTCCAGAACAGCTCCACacaaaccagtcagtcagtacACAGTCTGAGGCCtgagacaacagaaacaaccaGTTACCTCTTCAACATTGATGTTCTCTTTTGCACTCGTCTCAAACAGGTTGATTCCCATCTGCTCAGCGAACTTCTGCGCGTCAGTCGTCTCGACCACCTTGGAGTTGGGGTCGTCGTTCTTGTTTCCCACTGAAAGTAGAGAATAGTGCAGAGATGACACAACAGGAATGCCTTGAGTCTAAACAatgcagggattttttttttttacagcgcCTACAAATAATAAAGGTGTGAGTTAGGAGGAAGGTTAGAGTCtatttttaaacaaagcaaGTCAAGGTGACAGGCGCCTGCATTatttaaacacactgaaagagAGCACACCCACCTAATATTCGGCACACGTCGTCACAGTTCTGGTTGATTTCATGTAACCATCGTTTGACGTTGACAAAGGACTCGGCACTCGTGACGTCGTATACCACTATGACCCCATGTGTTCCTCTGTAGTACCTGAACAtgcagagggacagagacacagtcagcCTTCGACATTAAGCAGGATGATGAGTCccaaaaaataatgtttagtCTAGAAATATACCCACATATTATATTAACTAGAACACCATCACTCTAGTTGTAATTACAGGTGAATGAAAACTAGTTTGCAAACGAGCAGAGAGGTTAGAACAGTTAGCTAACAGTAACAGATACACAGTTGAGACAGCTTAAAATAATGGACAGGCTGCAAAAGCTCAGTGTAATCAATAAACGGTTTAAGCAGCTAGATAAAAGGATAACACTCATTTTAAACAGTTGAGCTGACAATTTAATTGCATGAAAAACTTACTGCATCATCCACTATTATATCCACTTCATATCCTCAGTTGTTAAATGATACTCACTTCAAAAACACTGCCACTAAACACATTTAGAACACAACAAGTGGTCTTGATAAACAGGTTCATGTGTCAGTGCTGAGGGGTACATCTGACAGAGGTTGGCTACCACTGAGGTAACTAATGCTGATGTCCAGCAGGGGGAGACAAATCTCAAATAGGAGGAAACACAACTTAATCATCTTATAAGTATAAAAAAGAAACCTTACTACTAATGATGCAGTTACTTAAAATGAGCAATGAGTCCTTAGATTGCAGTCTGAACCCAGGTCAGCAATACTGAACATTTGGGCCTTTACCAGTCaccaaaatatttaattgtCCAGACTGACTTAATGAATTTCATCTAAGAGTAAGTTGAAATAACTGCTACAATAACGCTACACTAAACACTGGGCAGAGTGCGTAACAGCTTGAATAAAGGAGGACAGCCCACAGAAAGGCGACCAACATCTGTCCCACAGACGACTAAATCAAAGTGTGACAGTCAGACAGTTCAACTGTAAACCTGCGAGCTTCAAACAGTGGCCAGGCCCCAGAGAGGGAGCATCCCCAGTGTAGCTGCACTGcgccaaacaaacacaaagaaccTTTTGTCAggcttactgtgtgtgtgtgtgtgtgtgtcagtcagtgttgccTGGCGTGACAGTGTGGGGATGTGGTGTTGTCCCCAACGTTCAGCAGTAATGGGCCACCACACAGCAGGGGTGGATGGCTGagagtgtgcatgtatgtatgtgtgtctgctcaGTACACATGAATAGAGagccataaacacacacagcaggcatGTGGGCCCCAAGTTGCAGTCACcttttctgcagtaaaactcTGCACAAACAGGGCAGTAAAATGTTAATAAGCTGGACTTTACATTACGCTGTGATTTCAGAGGTCTTGATTTGGGTTTAAGGGTGATGGCAGCAGACTCACACATATGGCCTCCAGGCTGCCCAATCAGGTCTGTGCCCATGATCCACCTCCACAGTGAAATTCGTTTAGGGCCTAATGAGTCACCATGCCACTCTACTTCAGCAGAGTGAACAATCAGCCTAAATAGGCCGCCTGCTTAGTAGAGGGATTCCTACAGAACAACTGGCAGCCGCTCTTCCAAACTAGGACGGTCATACTCCTCGGGGGCTCAAGCGTCAGCACTGCAGAGAATTTGAAGCTTTCTGGATGATTTTGTTGTTCTGCTGTGGTGCTAGTACATCATAAAAACTTACAAACATGACCTTCTGGTCTTGTTTAGGACAAAACGTGCTAAGCTCAGACAGTGATGATTTAATATCTCCTAAGCGTAGCCTCTGTTTTGCTCCAAAGTCAAAAAGGGGTGAGGTAAGACGCAGTTTGAGCTGTAGGTCACATCAATGTTGTtgctgtctgtgctgctcagaCGTTGCCTCCTTATACAGTGTGACTGACAGCACATTTATGCTCTTATTTATTACACGAGTGTAAATTTGGTACTGTAATGTCAAGCCTGTCCATGTAAACTGCACAGTAACTGAAATGGAAAGTCCATATTCAAGCTGGCCACTTTGCAAGGAAAGAGAAATGAGCAGGTTGACAGCTGGCATTAGTGTGAGATGCATGAACATGAGTAATTGGCTGCCAGACACAGTGAGGGACACACTCCGGTAAAGACGACAGCAACAGGAGCAAACTACACCTGAATAATTTGGGGTTGCAAACTGACAGTCTAGGACCACCACACTGAAAAAACTAAACGAAGAAGCAAACATGTCAATCATTACATCACTACTAACTGCTTGTTGTTTGCTAGAAATGTTTTGGATGCTTTACCTTCTTTAGCTAAATCTGTTACGTCAAACAATACATCCTACAGCAGTTTGGTCATTGGAGTGTAGTTTATAAAGActgttttaaagctgctctatcaatattttcatgttaacagtggtttaaatgactatgtgtaatgtgaatgAAGTTATTTGTAGTGACACAGAATCATCATCCAACTCTGCAATTTCTTTAATCTCTAAGTTATTAATATCTTTCTGCTCTCAGTCAATGTCATTTTCATACACAGCATGCAGagattttcagtgaaaatgctgTCAGTATGATTactataatattataattattgtCATTAGGAGTAATAGTGGTAATAGGAGTCATGACAAcaagcaaaaaatgtcaatcatAGATGAGTTAATGACAGAGTTGTTCCCctaaaaaacattcattattaatatttcacatttacattcactttgTATTAACTATCTTTTCTCAGCCAGAGATCTAAAAACAGTCACCTGGTCTACTGCTGCGTCTTGCAGTGACCCATTAAAACTTGACACGAATGTGAGGAGTCGAGGCAAATGATGCAGTGTGTTTTGAAAGCGTACCTGACAGGGAAAGTACTTCCATTCACATGAAGCTGGGCAGCTTTGCGTTTGATTTGTGTTGTGATTCAGCTGTGGCTGAACTGAACAGATAGTAAATTGAACTCATCACTGGGTGgtcagatatttttttattttgacatctgTGTTTCTGGGAACCCTGGCTCTTGTGttgcaacaataataatagtgtGGGTTGATTAAGTTTGAATGCCAACATGAAAAAATCCATCAAGTTTGAGTGCTGCACATCAGGGATGACACTCGTGTTATTTTAactctttattattattatcatcatcactaACAAACCTgtggagaccaaaaccaatGATAAATTTATACTATGAGCAAGAATTGCTGTGTATCCTTTTAAACATTATGCCTCTATACCATAAAACTCTATTGTCATATTGAAAACAGAATCTGTACAGTACAATGGTACTGCTGATTTAAGTGCTTTTAATGGTTTttaggcagcagcagagatctACAGCACATTTACATAAGCTACATCAGGATACAGCTATACAGTCAGCCAACAATTTTTGGTCAGTTCAGGTAAATCACTGGTTACCTCATTAGAAAAGGAAGCTCTGCTCTAGATCAGTGTGAACACAGAGCCACATGGATGTGATACAACACTGGACAAAAGTGTGACACATACTACGAGCATAAGAGGGTAAAGCCGCCCAGCCCTTGCCGTCATGTAGCACTACAGTATGAGACCAGGAGCCTCCCTCTCACATCTGTAATTAGGATCTGTGGGGAATTCCACCCAGTTTCACAGAGCAGCACCGACTTATTCTAGTTGTCTACAAACTGCTTCCTCAAATAATACCTAATCCGAGGACCGCAAAGAACCTTTCTTGGTTTCAGATTCAATTGTTGAAATGAAAACGAAGGCCTTCACCTAAAAAGCCCatgtgaatatgtgtatgtCTATAAATCCACTTACGTAGAGGTGATGGTGCGAAAGCGCTCCTGCCCTGCTG is from Lates calcarifer isolate ASB-BC8 linkage group LG13, TLL_Latcal_v3, whole genome shotgun sequence and encodes:
- the rab35b gene encoding ras-related protein Rab-35b isoform X1, whose translation is MARDYDYLFKLLIIGDSGVGKSSLLLRFADNTFSGSYITTIGVDFKIRTVEINGEKVKLQIWDTAGQERFRTITSTYYRGTHGVIVVYDVTSAESFVNVKRWLHEINQNCDDVCRILVGNKNDDPNSKVVETTDAQKFAEQMGINLFETSAKENINVEEMFNCITELVLRAKKEVLAKQQQQQQNDVVKLTRNSKRKKKCC
- the rab35b gene encoding ras-related protein Rab-35b isoform X2, whose protein sequence is MARDYDYLFKLLIIGDSGVGKSSLLLRFADNTFSGSYITTIGVDFKIRTVEINGEKVKLQIWDTAGQERFRTITSTYYRGTHGVIVVYDVTSAESFVNVKRWLHEINQNCDDVCRILDVQLHHRASAKSQKGGASQAAAAATERRGQTHPEQ